Proteins encoded together in one Hevea brasiliensis isolate MT/VB/25A 57/8 chromosome 16, ASM3005281v1, whole genome shotgun sequence window:
- the LOC110631551 gene encoding amino acid permease 8-like, with amino-acid sequence MELDGGDDGRIRTGTLATAIAHAFTAVVGAGILALPWSVAQLGWILGPFVLVFFAIITYYTAILQCDCYRTPDPVHGRRNYTYIDAVRNILGPRNKLMCAVLQYTLLWGTMIGYTVTTAISVATVKRTICFHLKGREAKCGVSGNLYMVIYGGMQIFLSQCPNLEKVAFLSVIAAVTSFAYALIALCLSIGKLASNHEFKGSLMLAMADTNVTQATSTKIWHVFQAFGNIALAYTFSMLLIEIQDTLKPHPPENKVMKRATFYAIGGTTLFYISLGCMGYAAFGNDIPGNILAGFYEPFWLVDIANLSVAIHLIGAYQVYGQPIFAINEKLLASRLPTSSFTTIYTIKLPLKQKPTIRFGLHKLFLRTFFVILTTAIAMMFPFFNGILGLLGALSFWPLTVYFPLSMYIVQTKIKRRSCRWMIYQALSLVCVIVSLISGIGSVASMLESLKRAKLFHIDL; translated from the exons ATGGAATTGGATGGAGGAGATGACGGACGCATCAGAAcag GAACCTTGGCAACTGCAATAGCCCATGCTTTTACTGCAGTTGTTGGTGCTGGAATATTAGCATTGCCCTGGAGTGTGGCTCAACTGGGTTGGATCCTTGGTCCCTTTGTTCTTGTCTTCTTTGCCATTATAACATATTATACGGCAATCCTTCAATGTGACTGCTACAGAACTCCTGACCCTGTCCATGGAAGAAGAAACTACACTTATATTGATGCTGTGAGAAACATTTTAG GTCCAAGAAATAAACTTATGTGCGCTGTACTGCAGTATACACTACTATGGGGAACAATGATTGGCTACACTGTCACAACTGCCATTAGTGTAGC GACTGTAAAAAGGACAATATGTTTTCATCTGAAGGGGCGAGAAGCAAAATGTGGTGTATCAGGAAATCTGTATATGGTTATATATGGAGGAATGCAAATATTTCTATCTCAATGTCCCAACTTGGAGAAAGTGGCTTTCCTTTCCGTTATTGCAGCTGTTACGTCATTTGCTTATGCACTTATTGCACTGTGTCTCTCTATTGGAAAACTTGCCTCAAACCATGAGTTTAAAGGAAGTCTCATGTTGGCTATGGCGGACACCAATGTTACACAAGCCACATCAACTAAAATTTGGCATGTCTTTCAAGCTTTTGGAAACATTGCTTTGGCATATACTTTCTCAATGCTGCTAATAGAAATTCAG GATACCTTGAAGCCACATCCACCAGAAAATAAGGTGATGAAGAGAGCAACCTTTTATGCCATTGGTGGAACAACATTGTTTTACATATCACTGGGATGCATGGGCTATGCTGCTTTTGGAAATGATATTCCTGGAAATATTCTTGCTGGATTTTATGAACCGTTTTGGCTTGTTGACATTGCCAACCTTTCTGTAGCCATACATTTAATTGGAGCTTATcag GTGTATGGGCAACCAATATTTGCAATAAATGAGAAGCTGCTTGCATCAAGATTACCAACATCATCCTTTACTACTATTTACACCATTAAATTGCCCCTGAAACAGAAACCTACCATAAGATTTGGCCTGCATAAGCTGTTTCTTCGCACCTTTTTCGTCATTCTAACGACTGCAATTGCAATGATGTTTCCATTTTTCAACGGAATTCTTGGTCTTCTGGGAGCTCTTTCTTTCTGGCCATTAACAGTCTACTTCCCATTAAGCATGTACATTGTGCAAACAAAGATCAAGAGAAGGAGCTGTCGTTGGATGAtttatcaagctttgagcttggtTTGTGTTATTGTGAGTCTCATCTCAGGTATAGGCTCAGTTGCAAGTATGTTAGAGAGTCTTAAGCGAGCAAAGCTTTTTCATATTGATTTATAG
- the LOC110631548 gene encoding uncharacterized protein LOC110631548: MAGGDGQNITRVLFCGPHFPASHIYTKEYLQNYPFIQVDDVPLSDVPDVIEKYDICVSKTMRLDSNCISRATHMKLIMQFGVGLDGIDVDAATRCGIKVARIPGHNTGNAASCAEMAIYFMLGLLRKQNEMQFSVKQKKLGVPVGQTLLGKTVYILGFGNIGIELAKRLRPFGVKIIATKRSWKSHLHVSDQPNGLPIQDGVIDDLVDEKGSHGDIYEFASNADIVVCCLSMNKETEGIVNKSFISSMRKGALLINIARGGLLDYEAVLQYLKSGHLGGLGIDVAWTEPFDPDDPILKFDNVLITPHVAGVTEHSYRSMAKVVGDVALQLHAGTPWTGIETVN; the protein is encoded by the exons ATGGCAGGAGGAGATGGCCAGAACATCACCCGAGTTCTCTTTTGTGGGCCACATTTTCCTGCTTCGCATATTTACACTAAGGAATACTTGCAAAACTACCCTTTTATccag GTTGATGATGTTCCTCTCAGTGATGTGCCTGATGTTATAGAGAAGTATGACATCTGTGTTTCCAAAACTATGCGGCTTGATTCTAATTGTATATCTCGTGCTACTCACATGAAGCTTATAATGCAGTTTGGTGTTGGCCTAGATG GTATTGATGTTGATGCTGCTACAAGGTGCGGAATCAAAGTTGCTAGAATTCCAGGTCACAATACAGGAAATGCAGCATCATGTGCTGAAATGGCTATATATTTTATGTTGGGCCTTCTCCGTAAGCAG AATGAGATGCAATTTTCTGTAAAGCAGAAAAAGCTTGGAGTTCCAGTTGGTCAAACCCTACTTGGCAAGACA GTATATATATTGGGATTTGGAAACATAGGGATTGAATTGGCAAAGCGTTTAAGACCATTTGGTGTAAAAATCATTGCCACAAAACGGAGTTGGAAATCACATTTACATGTTTCTGATCAACCAAATG GGCTCCCCATTCAGGATGGTGTCATTGATGATTTGGTTGATGAAAAGGGTAGTCATGGAGATATTTATGAGTTTGCTAGCAATGCTGATATAGTTGTATGTTGCTTGAGTATGAATAAAGAGACA GAAGGTATTGTAAACAAATCATTCATATCGTCAATGAGAAAG GGTGCCCTTTTGATAAATATTGCTCGAGGGGGTCTCCTAGACTATGAGGCTGTTTTGCAGTACCTTAAGTCTGGTCACTTGGGAGGCTTAGGCATTGATGTTGCTTGGACTGAGCCATTTGATCCAGATGATCCAATTCTAAAGTTCGACAATGTTCTAATCACTCCTCATGTTGCAGGTGTAACAGAACATTCTTATAGATCCATGGCTAAG GTTGTTGGAGATGTCGCCCTCCAACTTCATGCAGGTACTCCTTGGACAGGCATAGAGACTGTGAACTGA